A single Micromonospora sp. CCTCC AA 2012012 DNA region contains:
- a CDS encoding esterase/lipase family protein has protein sequence MKSLLTRWLLALTVAAATLVGLPSPAQAANWTPSSNPILFVHGWNSSASTWNTMISRFQADGWPSSYLRAFSYNTSQSNATTAQTVSQEVDKLLAATGATKVDIVTHSMGGLSSRYYLKNLASSGKVDRWVSLGGPNHGTSSANTCFSTACVEMRVGSTFLANLNSGDETPGSFTYGTFWSSCDGVINPADSTVLSGATNTKTACVGHLSLITDATIYGQVRDFVNP, from the coding sequence GTGAAATCCCTGCTGACGAGATGGCTCCTCGCCCTCACCGTCGCCGCGGCGACCCTGGTCGGCCTCCCCTCCCCCGCGCAGGCCGCGAACTGGACGCCGTCGAGCAACCCGATCCTGTTCGTGCACGGCTGGAACAGCAGCGCCTCCACCTGGAACACCATGATCAGCCGGTTCCAGGCGGACGGCTGGCCGTCGAGCTACCTGCGGGCGTTCTCCTACAACACCAGCCAGTCCAACGCCACCACGGCGCAGACGGTGAGCCAGGAGGTCGACAAGCTGCTCGCCGCCACCGGCGCCACCAAGGTCGACATCGTCACCCACTCGATGGGTGGGCTCTCCTCCCGCTACTACCTGAAGAACCTGGCCAGCAGCGGCAAGGTCGACCGGTGGGTCTCCCTGGGCGGCCCGAACCACGGCACCAGCTCGGCGAACACCTGCTTCAGCACCGCCTGCGTGGAGATGCGGGTCGGCTCGACCTTCCTGGCCAACCTCAACTCCGGAGACGAGACGCCCGGCTCCTTCACGTACGGCACGTTCTGGTCGTCCTGCGACGGGGTCATCAACCCGGCCGACAGCACGGTGCTGAGCGGTGCCACCAACACCAAGACCGCCTGCGTCGGCCACCTCAGCCTGATCACCGACGCGACGATCTACGGGCAGGTGCGCGACTTCGTCAACCCCTGA